One Fusobacterium russii ATCC 25533 genomic region harbors:
- the deoD gene encoding purine-nucleoside phosphorylase, whose amino-acid sequence MSIHIAAKKGEIAETVLLPGDPKRAKWIAENFLKDIYCYTDIRGMLGFTGTYKGRKISIQGTGMGIPSASIYINELIKDYGVKNLIRVGSAGSYQKEIKVRDIVIAMATSTDSSINNKRFNNANFAPTANFDLFSAALKVAEEKNIKINAGNILTSDEFYTDDSNYYKKWADFGVLAVEMETAGLYTLAAKYKARALSILTISDSLVSEEITSAEERERTFSTMVELALETALKI is encoded by the coding sequence ATGAGCATACACATAGCTGCAAAAAAAGGTGAAATAGCTGAAACCGTTTTATTACCTGGAGATCCAAAAAGAGCAAAATGGATAGCTGAAAATTTTCTAAAAGATATTTACTGCTATACTGATATAAGGGGAATGTTAGGTTTTACTGGCACATATAAAGGAAGAAAAATTTCAATTCAAGGTACTGGTATGGGAATTCCATCTGCATCAATTTATATAAATGAGCTTATAAAAGATTACGGTGTTAAAAATTTAATTAGAGTGGGCTCTGCCGGTTCGTATCAAAAGGAAATAAAAGTTCGTGATATAGTTATCGCTATGGCAACATCCACAGATTCTTCTATAAATAATAAAAGATTTAACAATGCTAACTTTGCACCAACTGCAAATTTTGATTTATTTTCAGCAGCTTTAAAAGTAGCAGAAGAAAAAAATATAAAAATTAATGCCGGGAATATTTTAACTTCTGATGAATTTTATACTGATGATTCTAATTATTATAAAAAATGGGCTGATTTCGGTGTCCTAGCTGTTGAAATGGAAACTGCCGGCCTATATACTCTGGCAGCGAAATATAAAGCTAGAGCTTTGTCCATACTTACTATATCAGATTCCTTAGTTTCTGAAGAAATAACAAGTGCAGAAGAAAGAGAGAGAACTTTTTCTACTATGGTAGAGTTAGCACTGGAAACAGCTTTAAAAATATAA
- the asnA gene encoding aspartate--ammonia ligase, which yields MSYQAKLTLVETEVAIKKVKDFFQSELSKELELLRVSAPLFVIPESGLNDNLSGTERPVSFDTKSGERVEIVHSLAKWKRMALYRYNIDSHKGIYTDMNAIRRDEDTDFIHSYYVDQWDWEKIIEKEDRNEEYLKETVKKIYSVFKKTENYITKEYPQLSKKLPEEIFFITSQELEDKYPNLTPKNREHAIAKEHGAVFIMKIGGKLASGEKHDGRAPDYDDWDLNGDILFYYPPLGIGLELSSMGIRVDENSLEEQLKISNCEDRKSTPYHQMVLNKVLPYTIGGGIGQSRICMFFLDKLHIGEVQASIWSHEVHEICKQMNIMLL from the coding sequence ATGTCATATCAAGCAAAATTAACACTTGTTGAAACAGAAGTTGCAATAAAGAAAGTTAAAGATTTTTTTCAAAGTGAACTCTCAAAAGAATTAGAATTGTTAAGAGTTTCTGCACCTTTATTTGTTATTCCGGAATCTGGTTTAAATGATAATTTAAGTGGAACTGAAAGACCTGTATCTTTTGATACTAAAAGTGGTGAAAGAGTAGAGATAGTTCATTCTTTAGCAAAATGGAAAAGAATGGCTTTATATAGATATAATATAGATTCACATAAAGGAATTTATACTGATATGAATGCTATAAGAAGAGATGAAGATACAGATTTTATCCATTCATATTATGTAGATCAATGGGATTGGGAAAAAATAATTGAAAAAGAAGATAGAAATGAGGAATATTTAAAAGAAACTGTCAAAAAAATATATTCAGTATTCAAAAAAACAGAAAACTATATAACAAAAGAATATCCACAACTTTCTAAAAAATTACCTGAAGAAATCTTTTTTATAACTTCACAAGAACTAGAAGACAAATATCCAAATCTTACTCCTAAGAATAGAGAACATGCCATTGCAAAAGAACATGGAGCAGTATTTATAATGAAAATTGGTGGAAAACTTGCATCTGGTGAAAAACATGATGGAAGAGCCCCTGACTATGATGATTGGGATTTAAATGGAGATATATTATTCTACTACCCACCTTTAGGAATAGGTTTAGAGTTATCGTCTATGGGAATTAGAGTTGACGAAAATTCTTTAGAAGAACAATTGAAAATTTCTAACTGTGAAGATAGAAAAAGTACACCTTATCATCAAATGGTTTTAAATAAAGTGTTACCATATACAATTGGTGGTGGAATTGGTCAATCACGTATCTGTATGTTTTTCTTAGACAAATTACATATAGGTGAAGTACAAGCTTCAATTTGGTCACATGAAGTACATGAAATATGTAAACAAATGAATATAATGCTTTTATAA
- a CDS encoding MliC family protein, producing MKKLTLMAILLSLALVACGEKKVEEVKENATQAVEQVKENASQAVEEAKDKTNETVAEVKENAAQVVEQAKEKANETVEQVKEKANETVAEVKEKAEKTMENVKDKANEAMASAKAAMADALKFKAADGAEYTLNVNGDDAVLKTSTGEEYKLKAAVSGSGERFADDKGNEIHFKGQSGVVNLNGKETTVELVK from the coding sequence ATGAAAAAATTAACACTTATGGCTATTCTTTTAAGTTTAGCATTAGTTGCATGTGGAGAAAAAAAAGTTGAAGAAGTTAAAGAAAATGCTACTCAAGCAGTTGAACAAGTTAAGGAAAATGCTAGTCAAGCTGTAGAAGAAGCAAAAGATAAAACAAATGAAACTGTAGCTGAAGTTAAAGAAAATGCAGCTCAAGTTGTTGAACAAGCAAAAGAAAAAGCTAACGAAACTGTTGAACAAGTTAAAGAAAAGGCTAATGAAACTGTAGCTGAAGTTAAGGAAAAAGCAGAAAAAACTATGGAAAATGTAAAGGACAAGGCAAATGAAGCTATGGCTAGTGCAAAAGCTGCAATGGCAGATGCTTTAAAATTTAAAGCTGCTGATGGAGCAGAGTATACTTTAAATGTTAATGGTGATGATGCTGTTTTAAAAACTTCTACTGGTGAAGAATATAAATTAAAAGCTGCTGTATCTGGAAGCGGAGAAAGATTTGCTGATGATAAAGGAAATGAAATTCATTTCAAAGGTCAATCTGGTGTAGTTAATTTAAATGGAAAAGAAACTACAGTTGAATTAGTAAAATAA
- a CDS encoding YebC/PmpR family DNA-binding transcriptional regulator, which produces MAGHSKWANIQHRKGAQDKKRAKLFTKFGREITIAAREGGGDPAFNPRLRLAIEKAKAGNMPKDILERAIKKGTGELEGVDFIEMRYEGYGPAGTAFIVDVVTDNKNRAASEIRVAFSRNGGNLGADGAVSWMFKRKGLISLKGEGLDADEVMMAALEAGAEDVQENNGYFDIVTDYTQFQEVLGNMKAAGYSYEEAELDMIPENKVQITDLETAKAVMKLFDALEDLDDSQNVYSNFDIADDILEQLD; this is translated from the coding sequence GTGGCAGGACATAGTAAATGGGCAAATATACAACATAGAAAAGGAGCACAGGATAAAAAAAGAGCTAAGTTATTTACAAAATTCGGTAGGGAAATAACAATAGCTGCTAGAGAAGGTGGAGGAGATCCCGCTTTTAATCCAAGACTTAGGCTTGCAATAGAAAAGGCAAAGGCAGGAAATATGCCAAAAGATATATTGGAAAGAGCTATAAAAAAAGGAACTGGTGAACTTGAAGGAGTAGATTTCATTGAAATGAGATATGAAGGCTACGGACCGGCAGGGACAGCATTTATAGTAGATGTAGTAACTGACAATAAAAACAGAGCTGCATCTGAAATAAGAGTTGCTTTTTCTCGTAATGGTGGAAATTTAGGTGCTGACGGTGCTGTTTCTTGGATGTTTAAAAGAAAAGGGCTTATTTCTTTAAAAGGAGAAGGGCTTGATGCTGATGAAGTAATGATGGCAGCATTAGAAGCAGGGGCAGAAGATGTTCAAGAAAATAATGGTTATTTTGACATAGTAACTGACTATACTCAATTTCAGGAAGTATTAGGAAATATGAAGGCTGCTGGTTATTCTTATGAAGAAGCTGAACTTGATATGATACCTGAAAATAAAGTACAAATAACGGATCTTGAAACGGCAAAAGCAGTTATGAAATTATTTGATGCTTTGGAAGATTTAGATGATTCACAAAATGTTTATTCTAATTTTGATATAGCAGATGACATTTTAGAACAATTAGATTAG
- the recG gene encoding ATP-dependent DNA helicase RecG, whose product MLNNYKYLYMALERLGAKFVTEKQLKSLNSLNINTVHDMLYYFPRAYDDRTNIKKIGELLLNEYVVIKATILTVSLVRTKTGKSAVTAKITDGSGIMEIYWFGMPYLKKILKLGEEYIFIGQIKRASLFRLINPEYKLAAAQKKIQTDEILPIYSSNKDINQNTLRKLFEKFIASFIENIEENIPQEIVKKYNIMERKKAIKEIHFPTNIKNIEEAKRRFAIEELLILELGILKNRFLIENSNKKYKLLGNKNLVRNFLSSLSFELTSAQKKVIKEIYDEIAEGKIINRLIQGDVGSGKTIVAMVMLIYMAENGYQGALMAPTEILAKQHYLGVKERFNKLGLKIELLTSSVKGKKKKELLEKIASGEINIVIGTHALIEDNILFHKLGLIVIDEQHRFGVNQRNKLREKGFLGNLLVMSATPIPRSLALSIYGDLDLSIIDKLPPGRTAIKTKWINNTDDLIKMYDFILKKINDGNQAYFVAPLIEESDKLTLKSVENLEKEIMKKFPQNRVAIIHGKMKAKEKDEIMLKFKNKEYEILIATTVIEVGIDVPSSTIMSIYNAERFGLSALHQLRGRVGRGNKQSYCFLISESKTDNSVQRLSIMEKTQDGFKIAEEDLKLRNSGEIFGLKQSGFSDLKFIDIIYDIKTIKLVRDECMEYLKTNRGVIKNKYLAYDIDRKFENNTINN is encoded by the coding sequence ATGCTTAATAACTATAAATATTTGTATATGGCACTTGAAAGGTTAGGAGCTAAGTTTGTCACAGAAAAACAACTTAAAAGTTTAAACAGTTTAAATATCAATACAGTTCACGATATGCTTTATTATTTTCCAAGAGCATATGATGATAGAACTAATATAAAAAAAATTGGTGAGCTTCTATTAAACGAATATGTTGTAATAAAAGCAACAATATTAACTGTTTCTTTAGTTAGAACAAAAACTGGAAAATCTGCGGTCACAGCAAAAATAACAGATGGCAGTGGTATAATGGAAATATATTGGTTTGGTATGCCTTACTTAAAAAAAATTTTAAAATTAGGTGAGGAATATATTTTTATAGGACAGATTAAAAGAGCAAGTCTTTTTAGACTTATAAATCCTGAATATAAATTGGCTGCTGCACAAAAAAAAATTCAAACTGATGAAATACTACCTATTTATAGTTCTAATAAGGATATAAATCAAAATACTTTAAGAAAATTATTTGAAAAATTTATAGCTTCTTTCATTGAAAATATTGAAGAAAACATTCCACAAGAAATAGTAAAAAAATATAATATTATGGAGAGAAAAAAAGCTATAAAGGAAATTCACTTTCCGACTAATATTAAAAATATTGAAGAAGCAAAGAGAAGATTCGCAATAGAAGAGTTATTGATTTTAGAATTAGGCATATTAAAAAATAGATTCTTAATCGAAAATTCTAATAAAAAATATAAATTACTTGGAAATAAAAACTTAGTTAGAAATTTTTTATCAAGTCTAAGTTTTGAACTTACTTCGGCACAAAAAAAAGTAATTAAAGAAATTTATGATGAAATAGCTGAAGGGAAAATAATTAATAGGCTTATTCAAGGTGATGTAGGAAGTGGTAAAACTATTGTTGCTATGGTAATGTTAATTTACATGGCTGAAAATGGTTATCAAGGTGCTTTAATGGCACCAACTGAAATTTTAGCAAAACAGCACTATTTAGGTGTGAAGGAGAGATTTAATAAACTTGGTTTGAAAATTGAACTTTTAACTTCTAGTGTAAAGGGGAAAAAGAAAAAAGAATTATTAGAAAAAATTGCAAGTGGAGAAATAAATATTGTTATTGGAACTCATGCACTTATAGAAGATAATATTTTATTTCATAAACTGGGGCTTATAGTTATAGATGAACAGCATAGATTTGGAGTAAATCAGAGAAATAAATTAAGAGAAAAAGGCTTCTTAGGTAATTTATTAGTCATGTCTGCAACTCCTATTCCTAGATCCCTTGCTCTTTCAATATATGGTGACTTAGATTTATCTATAATTGATAAATTGCCTCCCGGAAGAACTGCAATAAAAACAAAATGGATCAATAATACAGATGACTTAATTAAAATGTATGATTTTATATTAAAAAAAATAAATGATGGTAATCAAGCTTATTTTGTTGCTCCACTTATAGAGGAGAGTGATAAATTAACATTAAAATCTGTTGAAAATCTTGAAAAAGAGATAATGAAAAAATTTCCTCAAAATAGAGTTGCTATAATCCATGGAAAAATGAAGGCAAAAGAAAAAGATGAAATAATGCTAAAATTTAAAAATAAAGAATATGAAATTTTAATAGCTACAACAGTTATTGAAGTAGGTATTGATGTCCCTTCCTCTACAATTATGTCTATATATAATGCTGAGAGGTTTGGGCTGTCTGCCTTACATCAATTAAGAGGAAGAGTAGGAAGAGGGAATAAACAGTCTTATTGTTTTCTTATTTCTGAATCTAAAACTGATAATTCCGTTCAAAGGCTTTCAATAATGGAAAAAACTCAAGATGGATTTAAAATTGCAGAAGAAGATTTAAAACTTAGAAATTCCGGTGAGATATTTGGACTTAAACAAAGTGGTTTCAGTGATTTAAAATTTATAGATATCATTTATGATATTAAAACTATCAAGTTAGTCAGAGATGAATGTATGGAATATTTAAAAACTAATAGAGGAGTAATAAAAAATAAATATTTAGCTTATGATATTGATAGAAAATTTGAAAATAATACTATAAATAACTAA
- a CDS encoding proline--tRNA ligase: MRFTKSYIKTLKETPKEAEIASHKLMLRAGMIKKLASGIYAYLPLGYRTIRKIENIIREEMDRAGALELLMPVVQPAELWQESGRWDVMGPEMLRLKDRHERDFVLSPTQEEMITAIVRTDISSYKSLPINLYHIQTKFRDERRPRFGLMRGREFTMKDAYSFHTSQESLDEEFLNMRDTYSRIFTRCGLKFRPVDADSGNIGGSGSQEFQVLAESGEDEIIYSDGSEYAANIEKAVSELINPPKEELKEVELIHTPDCPTMESLAKYLDVPLERTVKALTYKDMGTDEIYMVLIRGDFEVNEVKLKNILNAVEVEMATDEEIEKIGLKKGYIGPYKLPNKIKIIADLSVPEVSNHIVGSHQKDYHYKNVNYGRDYTADIVTDIRKVKVGENCITGGKLHSARGIECGQIFKLGDKYSKAMNATYLDEKGKTQFMLMGCYGIGVTRTMAASIEQNNDENGIIWPVSIAPYIVDVIPANVKNEVQVSLAEKIYNDLQAENIDVMLDDRDEKPGFKFKDADLIGFPFKIVVGKRADEGVVELKIRRTGETLELHKEEVIEKIKELMKQY, from the coding sequence ATGAGATTTACTAAAAGTTATATCAAGACTTTAAAAGAAACACCAAAAGAAGCGGAGATTGCAAGTCATAAGCTTATGTTAAGAGCAGGTATGATAAAAAAATTAGCAAGTGGAATCTACGCTTATTTACCATTAGGATATAGAACTATTAGAAAAATAGAAAATATCATTCGTGAAGAAATGGATAGAGCAGGGGCATTGGAGCTTTTAATGCCAGTTGTCCAACCGGCTGAACTTTGGCAAGAAAGTGGAAGATGGGATGTTATGGGACCTGAAATGTTAAGATTAAAAGATAGACATGAAAGAGATTTTGTTCTATCACCAACACAAGAAGAAATGATAACAGCAATAGTTAGAACTGATATTTCTTCATATAAATCACTACCTATAAATCTATATCATATTCAAACAAAATTTAGAGATGAAAGAAGACCAAGATTTGGACTTATGAGAGGTAGAGAATTTACTATGAAAGATGCTTATTCTTTCCATACTTCTCAAGAATCATTAGATGAAGAATTTTTAAATATGAGAGATACTTATTCAAGAATTTTTACAAGATGCGGTCTAAAATTTAGACCGGTTGATGCAGATTCAGGAAATATCGGTGGAAGTGGTTCTCAAGAATTTCAAGTATTGGCAGAATCAGGAGAAGATGAAATTATTTATTCTGATGGTTCAGAGTACGCAGCAAATATTGAAAAAGCTGTAAGTGAGCTTATCAATCCTCCAAAGGAAGAATTAAAAGAAGTGGAACTTATTCACACTCCGGATTGTCCAACAATGGAGAGTTTAGCAAAATATTTAGATGTTCCATTGGAAAGAACTGTAAAAGCATTGACATATAAAGATATGGGAACAGATGAAATCTATATGGTTCTAATAAGGGGAGATTTTGAAGTTAATGAAGTTAAGCTAAAAAATATTCTAAATGCAGTGGAAGTTGAAATGGCTACTGATGAGGAAATAGAAAAAATAGGTTTGAAAAAAGGATATATTGGACCATACAAATTGCCTAACAAAATCAAAATTATAGCAGATTTATCTGTACCAGAAGTTTCAAATCATATTGTTGGTTCTCATCAAAAAGATTATCACTATAAAAATGTAAATTATGGTAGAGATTATACAGCTGATATAGTAACTGATATAAGGAAAGTTAAAGTTGGGGAAAATTGTATAACTGGAGGTAAATTACATTCAGCAAGAGGAATTGAATGTGGGCAAATATTTAAGCTTGGAGATAAATATTCTAAGGCTATGAATGCCACCTATCTTGATGAAAAAGGTAAAACTCAATTTATGTTAATGGGTTGCTATGGTATAGGAGTTACAAGAACTATGGCAGCTTCAATAGAACAAAACAATGATGAAAATGGAATTATTTGGCCAGTATCAATAGCACCTTATATTGTTGATGTAATTCCTGCAAATGTAAAAAATGAAGTACAAGTAAGTTTAGCAGAAAAGATTTACAATGACCTACAAGCAGAAAACATTGATGTAATGTTAGATGATAGAGATGAAAAACCTGGTTTCAAATTTAAAGATGCAGATTTAATAGGCTTCCCATTTAAAATTGTTGTTGGAAAAAGAGCTGATGAAGGTGTAGTTGAATTAAAAATAAGAAGAACAGGTGAAACTTTAGAATTACATAAAGAAGAAGTAATAGAGAAAATAAAAGAGCTGATGAAACAATATTAG
- a CDS encoding OmpP1/FadL family transporter, which produces MKKIYLLTSLLIAASAYGASIDHIQTYSPDYLSNQSQTGMINNVSGYYNPAGLGRLEKGRYIRAGVQYAFGDEKMSYNGKEHKARLRQGIPNLSLYSVDDKGAYFLTFGALGGGGKLKYKGVSGLDVAMETISKNVPPAFAAYGVTNLGIYDKGTEVKGSNQYEQLTLGRAFNVDDKLSFSVAARLVHGTRELAGDLRVGLKPTAPSHILPLLAGKIPSTLEGRLDSKREAWGYGFQLGVNYKVNEKLNLAARYDSKIKLDFKSKGDETQLKTKALIGQNIGFSSFYPQYGPKVKSRRDLPAILALGASYKVNEKYTVSASGNLYFNRQAKMDRVVDQFGHSHGTAYRNGWELALGNEYKLNDKFTLIGSINYAKTGAKASSYNDTEFAIDSTTLGAGVRYKYDETLDLTASVAHFMYRTSEGTFRERHKVAENQKYSKSITAVGLSVTKKF; this is translated from the coding sequence ATGAAAAAAATTTATTTGTTAACTTCATTGTTAATAGCAGCTTCTGCATATGGAGCTTCAATAGACCATATACAAACTTATTCACCTGATTACTTATCTAATCAGTCACAAACAGGTATGATAAATAATGTATCTGGTTATTATAATCCGGCAGGACTTGGAAGATTAGAAAAAGGAAGGTATATTCGTGCAGGTGTACAATATGCATTTGGAGATGAAAAAATGTCTTATAATGGTAAAGAACATAAAGCCAGATTAAGACAGGGAATTCCAAATTTATCACTTTATTCAGTAGATGATAAAGGAGCATATTTCTTAACTTTTGGAGCTTTAGGTGGCGGTGGAAAACTTAAATATAAAGGTGTTTCTGGATTGGATGTCGCTATGGAAACTATCAGTAAAAATGTGCCTCCAGCTTTTGCCGCATACGGAGTAACAAATCTAGGAATTTATGATAAGGGAACTGAAGTGAAAGGTTCAAATCAATATGAACAATTAACTTTAGGTAGAGCATTTAATGTAGATGATAAACTATCATTTTCAGTTGCAGCAAGACTTGTTCATGGAACTAGGGAATTAGCTGGAGATTTAAGAGTAGGTTTAAAACCAACTGCACCTTCACATATATTACCTCTACTTGCTGGAAAAATACCTTCTACTTTAGAAGGAAGACTAGATTCTAAAAGAGAAGCTTGGGGTTATGGTTTTCAATTAGGTGTTAATTACAAAGTAAACGAAAAATTAAACTTGGCTGCTAGATATGACTCAAAAATAAAATTAGATTTTAAAAGTAAAGGAGATGAAACTCAATTAAAAACAAAGGCTCTAATAGGTCAAAATATTGGTTTTTCAAGTTTCTATCCTCAATATGGACCAAAAGTAAAATCAAGAAGAGATTTACCAGCAATATTAGCTCTAGGAGCTTCTTACAAAGTAAATGAAAAATATACTGTATCTGCAAGTGGAAATTTGTATTTTAATCGTCAAGCAAAAATGGATAGAGTTGTAGATCAATTTGGACATTCTCATGGCACAGCTTATAGAAATGGTTGGGAACTTGCACTAGGAAATGAGTATAAATTAAATGATAAATTTACTTTAATTGGAAGTATTAATTATGCTAAGACAGGTGCAAAAGCCTCATCATATAATGATACAGAATTCGCAATAGATTCTACTACTTTAGGAGCAGGTGTCAGATATAAATATGATGAAACTTTAGATCTAACTGCTTCAGTTGCACATTTTATGTATAGAACATCAGAAGGAACTTTTAGAGAAAGACATAAGGTAGCTGAAAATCAAAAATATAGTAAATCTATAACAGCTGTAGGACTTTCTGTTACTAAAAAATTCTAA
- a CDS encoding fructose-bisphosphatase class III, whose amino-acid sequence MNELKYLELLSKNFKNIAETSTEIINLQAIMNLPKGTEHFLTDVHGEYEAFNHILRNGSGTIRKKIDDLFSETLTENERRELATVIYYPKEKVELIQKEFKKKSLNLDRWYITTINRLLTVCRLVCSKYTRSKVRKAMSPDFEYILQELLYEDDNLKNKKEYFEAIIDTILSINRAKEFIISISNLIQRLNIDHLHIVGDIFDRGPSPHLIMDTLEEYHNYDIQWGNHDILWMGAALGNKACIANVIRICCRYNNNEILEDAYGINLLPLATFALKYYANDECKKFRAKEGIDSDLIAKMHKAISIIQFKTEGIYSERNPEFNMSSRELLKNIDYEKGTITIDGKEFILNDKNFPTINPKKPLELLQEEAEILEKLKISFMSSEKLQKHIKILFNKGAMYLKHNSNLLYHACIPMDENGDFSEFEIDGEKYKGKALLDKIDNLVRVSYFDRKNINRNKKYLDFLWYLWSGEHSPLFGKDVMRTFERYFIDDKTIHKEYKNPYHKLINSEEVCKKVLVEFGLNPTMSHIINGHIPVKVKEGESPIRANGKLLIIDGGFSRAYQKTTGIAGYTLIYNSHGIKLASHTTFGSKEDAIINEIDMVSSHIIVEEKQRRMRVKDTDIGKDIQNQINDLKKLLNAYRNGQIKVKRN is encoded by the coding sequence ATGAATGAATTAAAATATTTAGAGTTACTTTCAAAAAATTTTAAAAATATTGCTGAAACATCTACAGAAATTATAAATTTACAGGCTATTATGAACCTTCCAAAAGGAACTGAACATTTTTTGACAGATGTACATGGAGAATACGAAGCATTTAATCATATTCTTAGAAATGGTTCAGGTACTATAAGGAAAAAAATTGATGATCTCTTTTCTGAAACTTTAACTGAAAATGAAAGAAGAGAACTAGCGACTGTTATTTATTATCCTAAAGAAAAGGTGGAACTTATTCAAAAAGAATTTAAGAAAAAAAGTTTAAATTTAGATAGGTGGTATATAACAACGATAAATAGGCTTTTAACAGTATGTAGATTAGTATGTTCAAAATATACTAGATCTAAAGTTAGAAAGGCTATGTCCCCTGATTTTGAATATATACTTCAGGAGCTTTTATATGAGGATGATAACTTAAAGAATAAAAAAGAATATTTTGAAGCAATAATTGATACTATTTTATCAATAAATAGAGCTAAAGAATTTATAATTTCTATTTCAAACTTAATACAAAGGCTTAATATAGATCATCTTCATATTGTTGGAGATATTTTTGATAGAGGACCTAGTCCACATCTTATAATGGATACCTTAGAAGAATATCATAATTATGATATTCAATGGGGGAATCATGATATTCTTTGGATGGGAGCTGCTCTAGGTAATAAAGCATGTATAGCCAATGTAATTAGAATATGTTGTAGGTATAATAACAATGAGATACTTGAAGATGCCTATGGTATAAATTTATTGCCTCTTGCAACTTTTGCATTGAAATATTATGCTAATGATGAGTGTAAAAAATTTAGAGCGAAAGAGGGTATAGATAGCGATTTAATTGCAAAAATGCATAAGGCTATAAGCATAATTCAATTTAAAACTGAAGGCATTTATTCGGAAAGAAATCCTGAATTTAATATGTCTTCAAGAGAGCTATTAAAAAATATTGACTATGAAAAAGGCACTATAACAATAGATGGAAAAGAATTTATATTGAATGATAAAAACTTCCCGACTATAAATCCTAAAAAACCATTAGAACTTCTACAGGAAGAAGCTGAAATTTTAGAAAAATTAAAAATATCATTTATGAGTAGTGAAAAGTTACAAAAGCATATAAAGATATTGTTTAATAAAGGTGCTATGTATTTAAAACATAATTCAAATTTACTTTATCATGCTTGTATACCTATGGATGAAAATGGAGATTTTTCAGAGTTTGAAATTGATGGAGAAAAATATAAAGGTAAAGCTTTGCTTGATAAAATAGATAATTTAGTGAGAGTTAGCTATTTTGATAGAAAAAATATTAATAGAAATAAAAAATATTTAGACTTTTTATGGTACTTATGGTCAGGAGAACATTCACCTCTATTTGGAAAGGATGTTATGAGAACTTTTGAAAGATATTTTATAGATGATAAAACTATTCATAAGGAATATAAAAACCCTTATCATAAGCTTATAAATTCTGAAGAAGTTTGTAAAAAAGTTTTAGTAGAATTTGGATTAAATCCAACTATGTCCCATATTATAAACGGTCATATTCCTGTGAAAGTAAAGGAAGGAGAAAGTCCCATAAGAGCAAACGGAAAATTGCTAATAATTGATGGAGGTTTTTCAAGAGCTTATCAGAAGACGACTGGTATAGCAGGTTATACTTTGATATATAATTCACATGGTATAAAGTTAGCATCGCATACAACTTTTGGTTCTAAAGAAGATGCTATTATAAATGAAATAGATATGGTTTCTTCACATATTATAGTTGAAGAAAAACAAAGAAGAATGAGGGTAAAAGATACTGATATAGGGAAAGATATACAAAATCAAATTAATGATTTAAAAAAGCTTTTAAATGCATATAGAAATGGTCAAATAAAAGTAAAAAGAAATTAA
- a CDS encoding helix-turn-helix transcriptional regulator, whose translation MKLSIRQEKILEIIRKNSPISGDEIAKKIGVSKSALRTDFSILTKSGLVLSKTKKGYSYKKSCAPNRVKDVMSPQNSIDVQTSVYDAIIHLFNHDLGTLLVTDKENLVGIISRKDLLKSVLNTNNIEKIPVTMIMTRMPNLIYCYEDDQILDAIKKLIVHEIDAIPVIRKEGDKIKVVGRFTKTNVTKLYYKEFNQNN comes from the coding sequence ATGAAACTTAGTATAAGACAAGAAAAAATTTTAGAAATTATAAGAAAAAATTCTCCTATCTCAGGAGATGAAATAGCTAAAAAAATAGGCGTTTCAAAATCTGCCTTAAGAACTGATTTTTCAATTTTAACTAAGTCAGGTTTAGTTCTTTCTAAAACAAAAAAAGGCTATTCTTATAAAAAGTCATGTGCACCAAATAGAGTTAAAGATGTTATGAGCCCTCAAAACTCAATTGATGTACAGACTTCTGTTTATGATGCAATAATACATTTATTCAACCATGATTTAGGAACTCTTTTAGTAACGGACAAAGAGAATTTAGTTGGAATAATTTCAAGAAAAGATTTATTAAAATCTGTGCTTAATACCAACAATATCGAAAAGATTCCTGTGACAATGATTATGACAAGAATGCCAAATTTAATTTATTGTTATGAAGATGACCAAATTTTAGATGCAATTAAAAAACTTATAGTTCATGAAATAGATGCCATACCAGTCATTAGAAAAGAAGGGGACAAAATAAAGGTGGTAGGAAGATTTACAAAAACTAATGTAACTAAATTATACTATAAAGAATTTAATCAAAATAATTAG